The genomic window GCGGCTACCACAATTGCTGTGCTTACAGTCTGCGAATATCTGTTTGGCTGGAATCTTGGTATTGACGAACTGCTATCGCGCGATTCGCTAACTAGTATAGCGACATTGCGTCCGGGGCGAATGGGGGTGAACACAGCACTGAACTTTATGCTGGTGGGCGTCGCCCTACAGATTGTGGTTGCTCCAAAAACCGACCGCAGTTATTGGTATGCCCAGATTATCGCTCTGATAGCTACTTTAATTTCCTTTCAAGCGCTCATGGGCTATGCCTATAAAGTGAAAGTTCTCTACGGACTTGCCCCTTATACAACATCAATGGCCTTACATACAGCGGTGTTGTTCAGCTTACTAAGTATAGGCATTCTCTGGGCACGGGCAGACCAGGGGTTAATGAGGGTAGTTACAAGTGATACCTACGGCGGCTTACTTGCACGTCGTTTGTTGGTTGCTGCGATCGCAGTCCCTTTTATATTGGGGTGGATAATTGTTGAAGGTCAACGCGCAGAACAATACGATCCAGCTTTTGCAGTATCGGTGTTTGCGATCGTCCTGATTGTGATTTTTACTGTTTTGATTTGGCAAAGTGCGGCGGTTATTGAACGTCTCAGCCATCAACGCGATCTTGCCCAAGAAGCACTGAGAACCTACGAAGCTAAACTGGGGAGTTTTGTAGATGCTAACGTCATCGGCATTCTGTTTGGCGACGTGTATGGCGGTATCCAGCAAGCAAATGACGAATTTCTGAGGATGATTGATTACACGCGGGAGGATTTATTAGCAGGCAGGTTAAGTTGGAGCAATATCACACCACCAGAGTATCTATATTTGGATGAGCGAAGTGTTGCCGAAGCACAAGGAAGCGCTAACGCTGCTTGTACGCCTTACGAGAAAGAATACATTCGTAAGGATGGTAGCCGCATTCCGGTTTTAGTTGGTTACGTGCTGCTAGGAGAAAACCGGGAAGAGTCAGTAGCATTTATCCTCGACTTGAGCGAACGCAAGCAAGCTGAAGCAGAGCAACAAAAATTAGTATCGCTGGTAGAAAATAGCTCTGACTTTATCGGCATCGCCACCCTTGAGGGTCAATTACTCTACATAAATGATGCAGGTCAAAAACTGGTAGGGCTTGCAAGCCTTGATGAAGTCAGGCAAAAAGCAGTATTAGATCACGTCATGCCCAAAGACAAAGCCTATTTTCAAGAATATATACTGCCGACTGTGCTATTACAAGGGCGCTGGCAGGGAGAATTCTGCTTTTGTCACCTCCAAACAGGTCAACCGATACCAGTTGATTACAACATCTTCACTGTTACAGACAACAACACAGGTCAGCCAATTGCCTTAGCAACTGTGACTCGCAACATCAGCGAACAAAAACAGGCTAAGGAACAAATCTTACAACTAAACAAGGATTTACAGCGCCGCATTGCTGAGTTACAAACTTTGTTGGAGGTGATTCCCATTGGAATTGGCATTGCCGAAGATCCAAAATGCCAAAATATCAAGGTCAACCCTGCTTTTGCCAAGCAGTTGGGGATATCGTCAGATACAAATGCCTCCCTCAACGCTCCCAGTAACGAAAAATCGACAAGCTTTAAAATCTACCGAGAAGGAAGGGAACTGTCAGCAGAGGAACTGCCAATGCAATACTCTGCCACTCATGGTGTCGAAGTTCTGGATTGTGAACTAGATGTCATCCATGAAAATGGAAAAATCGTCAACCTGTTGGGGTATGTTGCACCCCTGTTTGACGAAGAGGGTAAAACTAGAGGAAGCGTTGGTGCATTTTTAGATATTACGGAGCGCAAACAGGCAGAGGAAGTACTCCTAAATCAGCAAAAATGGCTAGAGGATGTGTTAAATCTGATGCCTAGACCTTTGCTGTTTATTGAACCAGGAACGGCGCGGGTAACTTTTGCCAATCGCTCTGCTGACGAATTAGCTGGGGGCAAATTTCCCAAAGGTGTACCAGCCGCAGATTATCACACAGTTTACCACTACACAGATGCAGCTGGCGATCGCATCCCCAATGAGCAAATGCCAGGAGTGCGGGTTGCCCTTGGCGAGCGCCTGAATGGATTGGAAGTAGACTGGCACACTCCCGCTGGTGTCCGCTCTCTACTAGTATTTGCTGATACCCTGCCAGCAATGCACGGTCATCCAGCTACCTGTATCTTGGTGTTCCAAGAAATTAGCAACCTCAAGGAGGTACAAAAATCACTCTCGTTAGGTTACAAAAGGCTAAAGCTACTATTTGACACAGCTAACGATTTACTATCGAGCCAACAACCAGTAGTACTAATTGATAGCGTCTACCGAAAACTAAAAGACCAAATTGGTTTAGATATTTACTTTAACTATTTGGTTGAGGATAACTCTCAGGTATTGCAGTTGGGGTCTTACAGTGGCATTTCCCAGGAG from Nostoc sp. UHCC 0926 includes these protein-coding regions:
- a CDS encoding ATP-binding protein, whose product is MLNVNRLRLQDRFKITTNSLVAKVASLLAVFVGSLVLVGWWLGIEVLKRGFPGSPATMKVNTALCFVLCGVSLWLFLRGGGNNSKFKIQVALSAHQRCDSKLFPHFPTLLISRVCAIAATTIAVLTVCEYLFGWNLGIDELLSRDSLTSIATLRPGRMGVNTALNFMLVGVALQIVVAPKTDRSYWYAQIIALIATLISFQALMGYAYKVKVLYGLAPYTTSMALHTAVLFSLLSIGILWARADQGLMRVVTSDTYGGLLARRLLVAAIAVPFILGWIIVEGQRAEQYDPAFAVSVFAIVLIVIFTVLIWQSAAVIERLSHQRDLAQEALRTYEAKLGSFVDANVIGILFGDVYGGIQQANDEFLRMIDYTREDLLAGRLSWSNITPPEYLYLDERSVAEAQGSANAACTPYEKEYIRKDGSRIPVLVGYVLLGENREESVAFILDLSERKQAEAEQQKLVSLVENSSDFIGIATLEGQLLYINDAGQKLVGLASLDEVRQKAVLDHVMPKDKAYFQEYILPTVLLQGRWQGEFCFCHLQTGQPIPVDYNIFTVTDNNTGQPIALATVTRNISEQKQAKEQILQLNKDLQRRIAELQTLLEVIPIGIGIAEDPKCQNIKVNPAFAKQLGISSDTNASLNAPSNEKSTSFKIYREGRELSAEELPMQYSATHGVEVLDCELDVIHENGKIVNLLGYVAPLFDEEGKTRGSVGAFLDITERKQAEEVLLNQQKWLEDVLNLMPRPLLFIEPGTARVTFANRSADELAGGKFPKGVPAADYHTVYHYTDAAGDRIPNEQMPGVRVALGERLNGLEVDWHTPAGVRSLLVFADTLPAMHGHPATCILVFQEISNLKEVQKSLSLGYKRLKLLFDTANDLLSSQQPVVLIDSVYRKLKDQIGLDIYFNYLVEDNSQVLQLGSYSGISQEMAKEIERLEFGQGVCGTVALSRHPIAVENVQQSTEEKTEFIRSLGITAYYAYPLIAQGRLLGTLSFGSRTLLSFTDNQKGMMQAVCDQIAIAMERASLIASLQQQTEELQDANRMKDEFLGILSHELRSPLNAILAWAQLLQRSKLSETQMARATETIERNAKAQTQLIEDLLDISRMIRGKLRLNVGSCNLVGMIESAIETVSLAAQSKEIDLRFSLIPSKETRNAPPGILPVVTFAQNSDLGLRINRENLESLEAQSQTNQHSKDSKLGENSQFLISGDFERLQQIIWNLLSNAIKFTPVGGRVEVQLSVVTGQEKQQTTDKYAQIQVIDTGIGVSPDFLPYVFDRFRQADSSNTRTYGGLGLGLAIVRHLVELHGGTIHVESPGKEQGATFTVKLPLLKSLPLAAS